In Halarcobacter bivalviorum, a genomic segment contains:
- a CDS encoding divergent polysaccharide deacetylase family protein yields the protein MAKRKVTKRKTTRKKPSNIKNINFKLINILLLIILALLIAIGVLIYLVDAKKVEKSKKEIIKIEKQIKEDLNKIQETSEDKLNNYFKDVKKDDFEEYTEDLYKEYIPEKTETKKEPIKEDTKKEEETLQTEEKPVFHKALPIKTNKPKLAIVIDDVTTTYQINKLLNVGYKTTLSILPPTSRNGSTTEMVKDLPFYMIHFPMEAKYFKGEEQYTLHIKDSYEQIEKRVAQMRSWYPNAQFTNNHTGSKFTENKEAMDKLFRALKKYNFTFMDSRTTSKSVGKIMAEKYNMPYLARNIFLDNEQDFNYIQNQLKQAIRIAKKRGHAIAIGHPYDITIKVLRESKPLLKDLELIYVNQLPNL from the coding sequence ATGGCAAAAAGAAAAGTAACAAAAAGAAAAACTACAAGAAAAAAACCTTCTAATATTAAAAATATTAATTTTAAACTAATTAATATCCTTTTATTAATAATCCTTGCCCTATTAATTGCAATAGGAGTTCTAATCTATTTAGTTGATGCTAAGAAAGTTGAAAAATCTAAAAAAGAGATTATCAAAATAGAGAAGCAAATTAAAGAAGACCTAAATAAAATACAAGAAACAAGTGAAGATAAACTAAACAATTATTTTAAAGATGTAAAAAAAGATGATTTTGAAGAGTATACAGAAGATTTATATAAAGAGTATATTCCAGAAAAAACTGAGACTAAAAAAGAACCTATTAAAGAAGATACAAAAAAAGAAGAAGAGACTCTACAAACAGAAGAGAAACCTGTATTCCATAAAGCTCTTCCAATAAAAACAAATAAACCTAAATTAGCAATCGTAATTGATGATGTAACTACTACTTATCAAATTAATAAACTACTTAATGTTGGATATAAAACAACTCTATCAATACTACCTCCTACTTCAAGAAATGGAAGTACTACAGAGATGGTTAAAGATTTACCTTTTTATATGATTCACTTTCCTATGGAAGCAAAATACTTTAAAGGAGAAGAGCAATATACTCTTCATATTAAAGACTCATATGAGCAAATTGAAAAAAGAGTTGCACAAATGAGAAGTTGGTATCCAAATGCACAATTTACAAATAACCATACAGGTAGTAAATTTACTGAAAATAAAGAAGCTATGGATAAACTATTTAGAGCTTTAAAAAAATATAATTTTACTTTCATGGATAGTAGAACTACAAGTAAAAGTGTAGGTAAAATTATGGCAGAAAAATATAATATGCCATATCTTGCAAGAAATATCTTTTTAGATAATGAACAAGATTTTAATTATATTCAAAACCAATTAAAACAAGCAATTAGAATTGCTAAAAAAAGAGGACATGCTATTGCAATTGGGCATCCTTATGATATAACAATAAAAGTTTTAAGAGAATCAAAACCCCTACTTAAAGATTTAGAATTA